From Fusarium oxysporum f. sp. lycopersici 4287 chromosome 10, whole genome shotgun sequence:
AAATAGCATATAGCGGCGTTTGGGGTTTCGTAAGGATTTTATCTAGTTCACGGTTTAAGTTATGCAGGGTAGATATCACAAGGCGACTTTGAAGGAAACAAAGAAGTAATCAATCACGCAGACTGTAACTCGCCATGCGCAAATCGTGTCGCATTGTCTATTCTTTCATTCGACGTAATTCCCAGACCCCTAAACTCCCATCTCGAAATATCAAAGTTGCCACAACACCTCTCGTCTTTATTCTTTGCAAGCTTTTTCTTTGGTATAAAAAATCATCGTCGGTATGTCTATCGGGCCTCGAACTGAACCATTCTACAAACACCGTTAGTGTCAACTCCTTCCAAACAGCTGAATCGCGAGCGAACATACCGCTTGGTGCGCTCCTTGTAGAGAACACGGCCTGCACAGTGAGGGCACGCGACGGTGGCATCCTTTCCGAGGGTGACGCTGCCGCCGCAGTCGCCGCAGATATAGGACATGACGTGACGGACTTGGTGGTCGTCGCGGGTGCCGCCGCGCTGGCCGGCGTTGGCGGTGGGGACTTGGTACTCTTCACGGGGCATTTTGAGGCTGTGGTTTGGGTGGGTGTTTGGTGGTTTGATGCctttttggtggtggaggaaAAGATTGGAGGTGGCATTGGTCATGAAGGCGGTGATGGGAAAGTTTGGACGGCAGAATTGGGCGGTGAGCGGTGGGAGGTGTGTGGGTGCATGGGTACGTACCGTTTTGAATGGACGGCTTTTACGATGATCTGGGCGTCAAATGCTCGGCTTTGTTTTTAGAGCTACTATGAGAGGTCTAATGCTACCCGAAGTGGTGATGTTCAAGACGATATCTTCTTTTCGTTTCTCCTCATATGTTCTCGCTGTTGATTGCTCCCTTCGTGGTAGGGTTGTGTTGTAACCAAAGCTTGACTACTTACCTATTTCACAGTGATGCACTGTCCTAGGAAGTGCTTAGATCACCCAAGCGCAGCTAAGAAAAGGATCTTTCTATCTTGTTCCCATCTATGGATGGtatgcaatgcaatgctaTTCTCATTGACTTGTAAGCGCAGGCCAGTGATTGTGTCAGAGTACAAGCTACCTTCAACGATAAGCAAATACTTCTCAAGTTCTCCCATAGTTCTATCTTTAAATACAGTGCCCACGCAGTTTATGATAAGGAGATGGCTTAACACTTCTTTTATGCTGAAAGTCGATGAGCTAATGTTGAATAAGAAGCAAACGTTAGCGGGTGGTTGAAGCAGGCTGCACCCCACAGAGATTAACCTCCACTAAATGCACTAAATTAAACACCCCAGTTCCCGATCTCCAGTTCCTGGCAAGCCCCGGTCCATCATCTCAACCTCGGTACCATCTCTTCACGCTCATGAACTTggaacatcatcaacctcaacatcgACGTCATTAATTTCACTCAAACCTCTCGCTATTCATCCAAACATACTCAAGCTCATACCAACTCATACATCAcatcttgagaagatcatcgacCATGTTTGATCCTTCAGCTCCTCCGGCATCATCATGTCCCTTCTGCACAATC
This genomic window contains:
- a CDS encoding DNA-directed RNA polymerase I, II, and III subunit RPABC4 produces the protein MPREEYQVPTANAGQRGGTRDDHQVRHVMSYICGDCGGSVTLGKDATVACPHCAGRVLYKERTKRMVQFEAR